The proteins below are encoded in one region of Bremerella sp. P1:
- the dps gene encoding DNA starvation/stationary phase protection protein Dps has product MEFKRHVLVEEKAKPTAKELQKNLIALIDLSLVLKQAHWNVVGKNFRAVHLQLDEILVTTRDGADELAERMVMIGFSPDGRSETVANETPLAQYATGFVGIDDTIQSVADALATTIGELRESIEKLDDLDLISQDMLIAISSQLEKHLWMVQAQEV; this is encoded by the coding sequence ATGGAATTTAAACGACACGTACTCGTCGAAGAAAAAGCAAAGCCAACCGCCAAGGAACTGCAGAAGAACTTGATCGCCCTGATCGATCTCTCGCTGGTGCTGAAACAAGCCCACTGGAACGTCGTCGGAAAGAACTTCCGCGCGGTCCATCTCCAGCTCGATGAGATCTTGGTGACGACCCGTGACGGGGCTGATGAACTAGCCGAACGGATGGTCATGATCGGTTTCTCGCCAGATGGTCGCAGCGAGACGGTCGCCAACGAGACACCCCTCGCCCAATATGCGACCGGCTTTGTCGGCATCGACGACACCATTCAGTCGGTGGCCGATGCCCTGGCCACGACGATTGGCGAGCTTCGTGAATCGATCGAAAAGCTCGACGACCTGGACCTGATCAGCCAAGACATGCTGATCGCCATTTCCAGCCAGCTGGAGAAACACCTTTGGATGGTTCAGGCTCAGGAAGTGTAA
- a CDS encoding vWA domain-containing protein, producing the protein MRQPELLRRFGLTLAGWLCCVLIGNTLTVSTLFAQDTQTTAASALDSIFNVRTAPDAKSMGIFQGSFLDAIRPETPSIQIAFLVDTTESMAQELPGIRAKVPQVIADLKRASGTKVEVAIVSFADSGKSNKPLVGISNGFSGDDAAVQKMIDSLEPKSGKPYFPEAVDLAVFKTIQELPWSEDEKATKWLMLITDAPPYDTSFDEPKTQSRRWYENDALVNVANQRGINIHGLLCESRPEEHEAFAATVDKTRNFMGQLTSRTGGLMLDLSFSQIKEKVASAAKRPRADFAFVGAITDEDITQAKEDAQKQFGDLTSVRVAILPHVPWNAMTFYHEDPGVRFASQLRYTLGRLPGVKTISSRQIESEFLRLKSGPVDQSQWPQALCLRLRADVLIIGDLRANRDLLDVQSKVYAANSAKPIASISASGSEDILMASYLKAIPETRPTTGPMVLLANAIGSEQASDLREFWPGILGQMDSAEQGNLLSAMDLIEKSVDISVDPALRVQDLDSAISLLKPMATKPDANAFIHALMASANYNLAKTHEEQGLAVEAKSNMQNAIGYLTKAFDGRRQLNDRLLQAEIEADHALLVRKDFPAAVRRYQSITEFSESSLLKMALRAHWMLAGIECGDWGASTADGFTPDPQQARQHLIHILAFWPESEEARVIQKYMRWDSNDGKTGTPYFPKEGDLLLTAN; encoded by the coding sequence GTGCGTCAACCGGAATTGCTTCGACGCTTTGGATTAACGCTCGCTGGTTGGTTGTGTTGCGTACTAATTGGAAACACGCTAACCGTTTCCACGCTTTTTGCGCAAGATACCCAAACTACGGCCGCATCGGCTCTCGACTCGATCTTCAACGTCCGAACCGCGCCCGACGCGAAGAGCATGGGGATCTTCCAAGGAAGCTTTCTCGATGCGATCCGCCCGGAGACGCCGAGCATTCAAATCGCGTTTCTCGTCGACACGACCGAGAGCATGGCTCAAGAGCTGCCAGGCATTCGTGCGAAAGTGCCCCAAGTGATCGCCGACTTGAAGCGAGCCAGTGGGACGAAGGTCGAAGTGGCCATCGTTTCCTTCGCCGATAGTGGCAAGAGCAATAAGCCGCTGGTGGGCATCTCGAACGGGTTCTCCGGCGATGACGCGGCCGTGCAAAAGATGATCGATTCACTCGAGCCCAAGTCGGGTAAGCCTTACTTCCCGGAAGCGGTCGACCTGGCCGTTTTCAAAACGATTCAAGAGCTGCCTTGGTCGGAAGACGAGAAAGCGACTAAGTGGCTGATGCTGATCACGGATGCTCCTCCGTACGATACTTCGTTTGACGAACCGAAGACCCAATCGCGCCGATGGTACGAGAACGATGCGTTGGTGAACGTCGCCAATCAGCGCGGTATCAATATTCATGGCCTGTTGTGCGAAAGTCGCCCGGAAGAACATGAAGCATTCGCGGCCACCGTCGACAAAACCCGCAATTTCATGGGTCAATTGACCTCTCGCACGGGCGGCTTGATGTTGGATCTTTCGTTCTCGCAGATCAAGGAAAAGGTAGCCAGTGCCGCCAAGCGTCCACGGGCAGACTTTGCCTTCGTGGGGGCGATTACCGATGAGGACATCACCCAGGCGAAAGAGGATGCCCAGAAACAATTTGGTGACCTGACCTCGGTTCGCGTGGCCATCTTGCCGCATGTGCCCTGGAATGCGATGACGTTCTATCACGAAGACCCAGGCGTCCGATTTGCTTCGCAGCTTAGGTATACGCTGGGTCGCCTACCAGGCGTGAAGACCATTTCCAGTCGCCAGATCGAATCGGAATTTCTGCGACTCAAGTCAGGTCCGGTCGATCAGTCGCAGTGGCCGCAAGCCCTGTGTTTGCGATTGCGAGCCGACGTTTTGATCATCGGTGACCTGCGAGCCAACCGCGATTTGCTCGACGTCCAGTCGAAGGTCTATGCCGCGAACTCGGCGAAGCCTATTGCTTCGATCTCGGCGAGTGGCTCGGAAGACATTCTCATGGCATCGTACCTCAAGGCGATTCCTGAGACGCGTCCCACCACCGGGCCAATGGTGTTGTTGGCCAATGCCATCGGCAGTGAACAGGCCAGCGATCTCCGCGAGTTCTGGCCCGGTATTCTGGGGCAGATGGATTCCGCCGAGCAAGGCAACTTGCTCTCGGCGATGGACCTGATCGAAAAGTCGGTCGACATCTCGGTCGATCCCGCACTGCGAGTTCAGGACCTCGATTCGGCAATTAGCCTGCTCAAGCCGATGGCGACTAAGCCGGACGCCAATGCATTCATCCACGCATTGATGGCCAGCGCGAACTACAACCTCGCCAAAACGCACGAAGAGCAGGGGCTTGCCGTCGAGGCGAAGTCGAACATGCAGAATGCGATCGGTTACTTGACCAAGGCGTTCGATGGCCGCCGTCAATTGAACGATCGCCTGCTACAAGCCGAGATCGAAGCCGATCATGCCTTGTTAGTGCGAAAGGATTTCCCGGCTGCCGTACGACGTTATCAATCGATCACCGAGTTCAGCGAATCTTCGCTATTGAAGATGGCGCTTCGAGCCCACTGGATGCTGGCCGGTATCGAGTGTGGTGACTGGGGAGCGAGCACGGCTGACGGCTTCACGCCCGATCCGCAGCAGGCCCGCCAGCACCTGATTCACATCCTGGCGTTCTGGCCCGAATCGGAAGAGGCCCGCGTCATCCAGAAGTACATGCGTTGGGACTCCAACGACGGCAAGACCGGCACGCCATACTTCCCAAAGGAAGGGGACCTGCTGCTGACGGCGAATTAG
- a CDS encoding WD40 repeat domain-containing serine/threonine protein kinase has product MFNKGDKPIPGYRLERFLGRGQFGEVWAADGPGGTLVALKFIALQQKTGIRELKSIQAVKRIKHANLCSVNGMWLLGHDGDVLDDHEIELLIRNQAKEKEAASQTLAIEQTQVLNNPQYLVVSMSLAEGSLEELLKSFNEGGIPRQVLMDYMLQAARGIDYLNSPVHDVGGTRVGIQHRDIKPANLLFAGDSVLVGDFGVAGAFGEYDTEATSVVGSLCYMSPESIKRMPSSSSDQYALAITYYQLRTGTLPFEPTVSFAELVDIHVRGKLQFPLVSDHERAVLGKATATDPKQRYSNCVEFAKALVPPVEAADSGKKSALPWPAIVGAAVAAVVLIAALLWGVLGGGSDPNTGPQLSPQTIVFSPAETNYEIEIIPEEPREDITSTGTSAADLALLPSDKVHITAQSDDPLYQPLDKELTFEELIRADWKISLEPIAAEAMLTQVGALAAKGNWEEASQLFHQAAALHPKLKDKPAAGSMELQGTPAVVGHPIAERSLLTAISVDGASELSVVEYDEKRQTVKRIAINSLPYAIHWPGNTPWAVLINDSTASVVSLDTSAKPYEIALGKSDEALFREVTASAMSPDGQAILVGQDHQMATLLTTTAGDQPVTKSAEAPFPTRVDAVGFSPDGKFCFAMGIDGDGCRWSVEGFGESSAQAFQVEDIDEEVLAIHPISDSRLFAFTETKLLDIQLSDTDTAAQSKQVADLRSGLVVSRLTEDQKFLVYITQGQSQPLSILAIETGEVASVLPPDIKGLVEDFDLSTDSRWAVYVDTEGSLFAVDLTSESPMPLPLLDSPGERIKFVRIASGNKEVVTLAEDGTTNWWNLPQLLLAAQAKAK; this is encoded by the coding sequence ATGTTTAACAAGGGAGATAAGCCGATCCCCGGTTATCGGCTTGAGCGTTTTCTCGGCCGCGGACAATTTGGCGAGGTCTGGGCCGCCGATGGCCCTGGCGGAACGCTCGTCGCTCTGAAGTTCATCGCCCTGCAGCAGAAGACAGGCATACGCGAGTTAAAATCGATACAAGCCGTAAAACGGATCAAGCACGCCAATCTATGCAGCGTGAACGGCATGTGGCTGTTGGGCCACGATGGCGACGTTCTCGACGACCACGAAATTGAGCTGCTGATCCGCAATCAGGCCAAAGAAAAAGAGGCCGCGTCGCAAACCCTCGCGATTGAACAAACCCAGGTTCTCAATAACCCTCAGTACCTGGTCGTCAGCATGTCGCTGGCCGAAGGTAGTCTCGAAGAGCTTCTCAAAAGCTTCAACGAAGGCGGCATCCCTCGCCAGGTGTTGATGGACTACATGCTTCAGGCAGCTCGCGGGATCGACTATCTGAACTCGCCCGTTCATGACGTCGGCGGCACCAGGGTCGGTATTCAGCATCGCGACATCAAACCAGCCAATCTGCTGTTCGCCGGCGATTCGGTTCTGGTCGGCGACTTCGGCGTGGCTGGCGCGTTCGGTGAGTACGACACCGAGGCCACCAGCGTCGTAGGCAGCTTGTGCTACATGTCGCCTGAGTCGATCAAGCGAATGCCCTCCTCGAGTTCCGACCAGTACGCTCTGGCGATTACCTACTATCAACTGCGAACCGGCACCCTGCCCTTCGAGCCGACCGTTTCGTTTGCCGAATTGGTCGACATTCATGTCCGCGGGAAGCTTCAGTTCCCCCTGGTATCGGATCACGAACGGGCCGTCCTCGGCAAGGCGACGGCCACCGATCCCAAGCAGCGATATTCCAACTGTGTCGAGTTCGCCAAGGCCCTGGTCCCTCCCGTCGAAGCTGCCGACAGCGGGAAGAAGTCGGCACTCCCGTGGCCTGCCATCGTCGGCGCTGCCGTTGCCGCGGTCGTGCTGATTGCTGCTCTGCTTTGGGGAGTCTTAGGCGGTGGGTCCGATCCGAACACCGGCCCACAGTTGTCCCCCCAAACGATCGTCTTCTCGCCTGCGGAAACGAACTACGAGATCGAAATCATTCCGGAAGAGCCGCGCGAAGACATCACATCGACCGGCACCTCCGCAGCTGACCTGGCCCTGCTTCCTTCCGATAAGGTGCACATCACGGCCCAATCGGATGATCCGCTTTATCAGCCACTCGACAAGGAACTCACGTTTGAGGAGTTGATTCGAGCCGACTGGAAAATATCGCTGGAACCGATCGCCGCCGAAGCGATGCTTACCCAAGTTGGTGCGTTGGCCGCCAAGGGTAACTGGGAAGAAGCGTCCCAACTGTTCCATCAAGCGGCAGCCCTGCACCCCAAACTCAAAGACAAGCCCGCTGCTGGCTCGATGGAGCTTCAAGGGACACCGGCCGTGGTCGGCCATCCGATCGCTGAGCGGAGTTTGCTGACCGCCATCAGTGTCGACGGCGCCAGCGAACTGAGTGTCGTCGAGTACGACGAAAAGCGACAAACGGTCAAGCGCATCGCGATCAATTCGCTCCCCTATGCCATTCATTGGCCAGGCAACACTCCGTGGGCTGTCTTGATCAACGACAGTACCGCCTCGGTCGTCTCACTCGATACTTCCGCCAAGCCTTATGAGATCGCCCTCGGGAAGTCTGACGAAGCGCTCTTCCGCGAAGTGACCGCTTCGGCCATGTCCCCCGACGGCCAGGCCATCCTGGTCGGACAAGACCACCAGATGGCAACCCTGCTGACGACCACCGCAGGAGATCAACCGGTCACGAAATCAGCCGAAGCGCCGTTCCCAACCCGCGTCGACGCCGTGGGCTTTTCGCCGGATGGCAAGTTCTGTTTCGCGATGGGCATCGACGGAGATGGTTGTCGCTGGTCGGTCGAAGGATTTGGTGAGTCATCGGCCCAAGCATTCCAGGTGGAAGACATCGACGAGGAAGTGCTGGCCATTCATCCCATCTCCGACAGCCGCCTGTTCGCCTTCACGGAAACGAAGCTATTGGACATTCAGCTTTCCGATACGGATACGGCTGCCCAGTCCAAGCAGGTCGCCGATCTTCGATCGGGCCTGGTTGTCAGTCGGTTGACCGAGGATCAGAAGTTTCTGGTTTACATCACCCAGGGGCAGTCACAGCCGTTGTCGATTCTTGCGATCGAGACCGGCGAAGTCGCCAGCGTTCTTCCACCTGACATCAAAGGGCTCGTCGAAGACTTCGATCTTTCCACCGACAGCCGATGGGCCGTCTACGTCGATACCGAAGGTTCCCTGTTTGCCGTTGACCTGACCAGCGAGTCGCCGATGCCGCTACCACTGCTCGACTCGCCCGGCGAACGCATCAAGTTCGTTCGCATCGCGTCCGGCAACAAGGAAGTCGTCACCCTCGCCGAAGATGGCACAACCAACTGGTGGAACCTCCCCCAGCTCCTGCTGGCCGCCCAGGCCAAAGCGAAGTAA